The window AACACTGTCAACACGCCGATACTCAGGACGATCAAACGCGGTAGATAGTGATAACTCCAGATCGGCATAGTCCGCAATAACAGAAACACCCCTAAATGAATCGACAAGGCTCCATAGAAAATCGCACTTGACGGTGTTGGCCCTTCCATCGCACGCGGCAACCAAAAACTGAACGGAAACTGTGCCGATTTGCCGGAGGCCGCCAAAATAATCAGCCAGGATAAAATCGACAAGGACGCATACCCTGCCGGCGGAATATTGTTGGGATCGAACATGGTCAACAACTGGCTAAAATGCTGACTTTCGTGAAACAGCAAATGGCTCATCCAGGTACCGACCAACAAACCGACATCGCAAAAACGGTAAATCGTGTAGGCACGCAAGGCGTTACGTACCGGTTGCGGCCGATGCCGATAAAAGGCGATCAGCAGGAATGAGGATATGCCGACGATTTCCCAGCCGGCAAACAGCATGTCGATACTGCCGGACAGTACGATCAGATTCAAGCCGAAAGCAAACCCAAAAATGGCCTGAAAGAAGCGTTTGTACCCCGCTTCCCGGTGTAGATAGACCCGACAGTATTTAACAATGGCCGAAAACACCGCCCACACCACAAATAAATACGCCGCACCGACCCTATCCAGAAAAAACAGCAAGGGGAACTGGTAATCGTCGTGTTGATACAACACCAGCCATTGATATTCAAAGTTAGCGAAGCCATGGGCGGCCCATGCAGCCAGTAAACCTAGCACCGCTACGCCCTTGATCCGAGTCATCCACAGGCTGATCGCGGCAATTCTATGTTCGTTGTCCGGGCTGAAAAAAATCAGCAAAAATCCAATCAATGGCAATAACACACACGCCAATAATAAAGTACTCATGCCTGCCTCCTTTCCAATTGGTGGACCGGAATCGTCCGATTTTGTCCGACAATAATTTTTTCCGAGCGACTGGCAATCGGCAACGGTCTGCCAGTCGCTGGTTCGGCCACCTTCCAGCCATCGCTACTGTACAAATACATGGCGCGGCTCACGGGATCGCAAGCCACCAGGCGTATCCACTCGTTATCCAGCCATTCCCGCCAGCCACCCAACATAGCAATGGCCTGATCGGCAATCGCGGTCGTTTGTTCGACCACCATTAACAAGCGCGCCGGCTCATGCACCTCTATCATTTGCGACGGCAAGCCGGTGCGTAAATCGCCTTCCACGCCGTTGGCGACGCCCAACAAACCGATCACGTTATGCGGCAGTTTGGTGCCGGCACCATAGACCGAATTGTCGATGCGTGAAAACAGATACTCCAGATTGATACCACCACAGACCGGAATCACCGCCGACAGCACCTTGACCAATATCGAGCCGTCGCTATCGCTGTGGGGGTCGTAGGATTGCAAGAACGCCCTTCTATCCATGAAGAGATGGCGGGTCAAGTCGCGCCGCCCCACCACACAATACAGATTATTCGAATGATTCAATTCCGGACGCGGCTCGAAAATAGACGAGGCCCGCGCCACCACATGACTATGCGCTTCGGCGTTGCTATGAGATTTTGGCCCCAACTCAAACCAGCGACAGCGTTCGCGCGCGTTGCGCTGCAAGGCATGCTGCATGCTGTGTTGGAAACTGTGAAACTCGTGACGCGCGGCTTTATCCAGTTGCTGCTGATCGAAGTAAGTGATCTCATCGCGACTGGTATTGTGCAAAGCGGGAATAAAATGCGTACCGGCAGGAATGTCTATCCCCCGCTCACGCAAGATGTCGCGAACTTGCGGGTGATTGGCCATCCAGGCGAAGGCTCGCGCATTCGGCGCGCCGGGCTTACCGGAGCACGCACCGCAATCGTAAGCGGCGAAATGCGGGTTATTGACGCTGCTGGAGCCATGCGCGACCACGACAATCAAGGGTGCAAACTGTTTGGTCAAGCCGATATTGCGCAGCAATCCACCTACTCTGTCGGCCATTTCCGTTAACGAAAAACCCAGCAAGTAGCCGTCTTCATTGGGCTCGTCGCTCTCCCGCAATAAGTGTAAATGGCTATGGGCTGCCACTTCACTTAAGCTTTGGATGCCCGGCAACTGGCCGCCGGGGCGCAATACGCTCCATCCCAAGCGCAACGCATATGCCAAACCCAGCGTTTGCGTGTACAACCACCCGCGCACCATGGAATGCGCGCCAAAATGCAGGGTTGACAGCGATTCGCCCTTATCGGATTTGTCGGGCTGCGGCGTATCGGTCGATTCCAGAATCAAATGTTTGGGTTTAATCACCACCGGACATTGCGCCACCGGATACACATCGTCCAAACCTTGGTAGAGAAAATCGATACCAAAAAATCCCGGCGCGCCGAAGGTTTCAATCCCTGGATCCATTTCTTCCAGGTAGCGGCGCAGCGAACACTCCCTATCGTCTATGCAAAATAGCGCCTGGACTTTGGGCGCTTGCTCAGGCGTTCGAACCACCGGCGCCTGCTCGCGCAAGGCCAATAGCAATTCGGAATGCAGCGACCACTCCATTGCCTCATGCCAGACCCGCATTTTCAAAGGCACTTGCGGCTTGGTTGCATCACGCTCCAATAAGGGAATTTCATGTAAATTAGGCAGTTGCGCGATCTGTAAAAAACGGTGCCCATGCTTTTTATCGATAAACGCCAACTCGCAAGCCAGTTCAACCGCTAGTAATTCTTTCAGCGAGATTGCCCGAGGCGCCAGCAACACATTGGGCTGGGTTTCGATTATCCGCACCATCCCAGACCAACCGGGATGTGCCAGCAATACTTCCAATAGATATTGCCCGTACAAGGTTTCATCGCCGACGATTTTGCCCAGGCAATTCAAAATCACCCGATCCGGACCGGCATCCAGCATCTGCCGCACTACAGGCTGATGAAACGGATACAAAGGCAACAGGCTGTTTTGCACCAAGCGTAAGACGCAATCCCAAAAACGCTCGTCCGGTTTCGGCATTGCCCAACGGCTTATGCCCTGATCCAGAAAATTACTTAACAATCTGAACATCACCGGATGCACCATACCGTTCAAGTCGATTTCCAGGCGATTTAACCAGGCGCTGCGAATGCCGTGGTTAGCCAAGGACTGCGGCGGATAATGGCTATGATCATCCGGCTCAAACAAAGATGACCGCAACGACTGCTCTTGATAGACACTGCAATTGGTCTGAGCAATCGCCCATTCCAGTGCTTGATCGCTGATCCGGCCTTCGTCATAGCGTTTCAGGTAATCGGCCAAGGGCAAATAGCTTTTCGCGCCATACACCTGAGCCGCCACCGCCACCCCTTCGTGAAACGGATAGTCCTGCACGGCATGCAAAGTATTGTGATGAATAAAATCCTTGATTGGTCCTTGGCTGGGCAGCCAATGAGCGATGTGCTCGATAGCCGCATCCAAATCGAAAGCAGCGTTGTGAACATTTTGATGGGCAGAAGCAGACATCTGTAACTTAAACCTCGCTAGTCAAACAGAAGTTGAGGCACACAGCCTCTTATGCTTCACTCTGCATAGTGCGTGCCAAATCCCTAAAACCTGACATACCGCCGTTTCCAGCTTATTATTTAAATCCCAAGTCAAGCACCATCGGTGCAAATAAACCACCCAACTGGTTGAAGCGGACGAATCAACCAGGCCAGCGAACCAAATCTACAACAATTTTAAGGCTAGCCACTGTCACAACCCTTGATATATCAGCCCTGACACAGTTCGTGCAAAACTGGCATGTTTCTCGCTGTGCTTTGGTTTTCCTTGGCTTCTTGAGAAAAACCATGACCACATCAACTCCAGTCATCCTGCCAAAGACCGGACTACCCGGTTTGATTGAAAACTGGCGTAGCGATTTGCTATCCGGTTTTTTAGTGTTTTTGATTGCCTTGCCGCTATGTCTGGGTATCGCAATGGCGTCGGGCTTTCCGCCCATGTCCGGCATCATTTCCGCGATAATCGGCGGCGTTTTGGTATCGCGACTAAGTGGTTCCTACGTGACCATCAACGGTCCCGCCGCCGGCTTGATCGTGGTGATTGTGGATGCCGTCCAATCCCTAGGACAAGGCGATGCGATGGCCGGTTATCGCTACACGCTGGCCGCCATCGTCATTGCCAGCGTGTTGCAAGTACTGCTGGGCGTGTTCAAGGCCGGCAAGCTCAGTGCCTTTTTTCCCTCATCGGTCGTGCACGGCATGTTGGCCGCCATCGGCATCATCATCATGGCAAAGCAGATTCACACCTTGCTCGGCGTTAAGCCGGAAGCTAAATCTTTGTTGGGCACCATTGCCGAGATCCCGCATTCGCTGATGGAAATGAATCCGGAGGTATCGCTAATCGGCCTACTCGGCTTGCTGCTATTGATACTTTGGTCGGTGATCAAACATCCGACCTTGAAAATGATCCCCGCCCCGCTGCTGGTGGTATTGTTGGGCTTGGCCTTGGGTCAGTATTTTGATTTGGATCATATCCATCAATATCTGTTTCTGCCGGATGCAACGATTCTGCCGCATCACGAATTCAGCGTCGGCCCGTCATTTCTGGTGGCAGTGCCCGAACACTTTCTAGCCGGATTCTATCTACCCGACTTTGGCAAGATTGCCACCGGCGAATTTTGGCTGGCGGTATTAACCATTTGGCTGGTCGGTAGTCTGGAAAGTTTGTTGAGCGCCTCGGCCGTGGATAAACTCGACCCGTATAAACGCAGCTCCAACCTGAATCGCGATTTAACTGCGGTCGGGATCGGCAACATGGTCGCTGGCATGATCGGCGGCTTGCCCATGATTGCCGAAATCGTCCGCAGCTCCGCAAACATCAATAACGGCGCGAAAACCGGCTGGGCCAACTTCTTTCACGGTCTATTTTTGCTCGTCTTCGTGGCGCTGTTTCCCAAACTGATTCACGAAATCCCGCTATCGGCCCTGGCCGCGCTGTTAGTCTTCACCGGTTTTCGCCTAGCCTCACCCAGAGAATTTGCGAAAACCCTGGCGGTGGGTGTCGACAATTTTGCAGTGTTCGTCATTACAATCCTCGGCGTCTTGGCTACCGATTTATTGGTTGGTGTAGCGATAGGCATCGCGGTGGAACTGGCGATTCACGTCAGCCGCGGTTTAAAACTGCGTAACGCATTTTCAATGGCTTTTAACGTGCTCCAAGCCGATGCAGACACCTATCACATTGAGGTATCCGGCGCAGCGGTGTTCTCCAACTTCATCACCTTAAAAAGCTTGCTGGCCGATTTTCCGCAACGCAAAATCGTGTTTTTCGATCTGACCGAAGCGAATTTGATCGACCACACCGTGATGGAATTCATTCACCATTTTGCCGAAGACTACAAGCAAGCAGGCGGCCGTTGCGAAATTGTCGGCTTGGACGATCATGAAAGTTATTCCGACCACCATCTCTCTGCACGCCGCAAAATTGCGCTCTGACCGGGTAACACCGTTACTCCGAGCGGTCGAACCGCCGGAGTGACGCTTTGCCATCCATAAGCTCTTTGTTTTAACAACACCGACAGAAGACCCTCATCTCCCGATAACGCAGGGAGATAAGCCAACTATTACTTAAATTTTGGGGAAACTTTATGCACAAGCTATCTGGAAAAATATTTTGTTTGTCGTTTATAGGCTGCCTATCGCTAACAGTAATATCTGCGGACGCTATGGCCAACGATCTGACAGAGGACTCCGGCGCCTGGTTACAAGCCGTGGCCGAAGGCAGCATGAGCTTTATCGATCCTAGTCTGAAAAACGG of the Methylomonas sp. MK1 genome contains:
- a CDS encoding YbcC family protein, with translation MSASAHQNVHNAAFDLDAAIEHIAHWLPSQGPIKDFIHHNTLHAVQDYPFHEGVAVAAQVYGAKSYLPLADYLKRYDEGRISDQALEWAIAQTNCSVYQEQSLRSSLFEPDDHSHYPPQSLANHGIRSAWLNRLEIDLNGMVHPVMFRLLSNFLDQGISRWAMPKPDERFWDCVLRLVQNSLLPLYPFHQPVVRQMLDAGPDRVILNCLGKIVGDETLYGQYLLEVLLAHPGWSGMVRIIETQPNVLLAPRAISLKELLAVELACELAFIDKKHGHRFLQIAQLPNLHEIPLLERDATKPQVPLKMRVWHEAMEWSLHSELLLALREQAPVVRTPEQAPKVQALFCIDDRECSLRRYLEEMDPGIETFGAPGFFGIDFLYQGLDDVYPVAQCPVVIKPKHLILESTDTPQPDKSDKGESLSTLHFGAHSMVRGWLYTQTLGLAYALRLGWSVLRPGGQLPGIQSLSEVAAHSHLHLLRESDEPNEDGYLLGFSLTEMADRVGGLLRNIGLTKQFAPLIVVVAHGSSSVNNPHFAAYDCGACSGKPGAPNARAFAWMANHPQVRDILRERGIDIPAGTHFIPALHNTSRDEITYFDQQQLDKAARHEFHSFQHSMQHALQRNARERCRWFELGPKSHSNAEAHSHVVARASSIFEPRPELNHSNNLYCVVGRRDLTRHLFMDRRAFLQSYDPHSDSDGSILVKVLSAVIPVCGGINLEYLFSRIDNSVYGAGTKLPHNVIGLLGVANGVEGDLRTGLPSQMIEVHEPARLLMVVEQTTAIADQAIAMLGGWREWLDNEWIRLVACDPVSRAMYLYSSDGWKVAEPATGRPLPIASRSEKIIVGQNRTIPVHQLERRQA
- a CDS encoding SulP family inorganic anion transporter, which produces MTTSTPVILPKTGLPGLIENWRSDLLSGFLVFLIALPLCLGIAMASGFPPMSGIISAIIGGVLVSRLSGSYVTINGPAAGLIVVIVDAVQSLGQGDAMAGYRYTLAAIVIASVLQVLLGVFKAGKLSAFFPSSVVHGMLAAIGIIIMAKQIHTLLGVKPEAKSLLGTIAEIPHSLMEMNPEVSLIGLLGLLLLILWSVIKHPTLKMIPAPLLVVLLGLALGQYFDLDHIHQYLFLPDATILPHHEFSVGPSFLVAVPEHFLAGFYLPDFGKIATGEFWLAVLTIWLVGSLESLLSASAVDKLDPYKRSSNLNRDLTAVGIGNMVAGMIGGLPMIAEIVRSSANINNGAKTGWANFFHGLFLLVFVALFPKLIHEIPLSALAALLVFTGFRLASPREFAKTLAVGVDNFAVFVITILGVLATDLLVGVAIGIAVELAIHVSRGLKLRNAFSMAFNVLQADADTYHIEVSGAAVFSNFITLKSLLADFPQRKIVFFDLTEANLIDHTVMEFIHHFAEDYKQAGGRCEIVGLDDHESYSDHHLSARRKIAL